A single window of Acinetobacter lwoffii DNA harbors:
- a CDS encoding IS701 family transposase, with product MIRRTKHASTATCTLPIYMGFLMTEPNSISCTQLAETYNISHDSVNRFLEREDYTAHDLYQEAIQHIDNNKLIVSIDDTVLDKPYSQHMDLVSYFWSGKHHRSVKGINLITLYATDQHGKNIPINFRIYDKSESKTKNDYFMEMLSEVLDWGAKIQFITGDSWYSSTENLKTIRKHGIRFMFGVDSNRKVSPEKGQWFQLRLLPNFHQGQVVWLKDVGFVQLFKTQLKEQQRFYIVHQDEDDLLSFDGFYELHSSHWKIEQYHRVIKQVCHIEKFQVRRSKLILNHIFSALMAYVEIQKNQFERIFENVYRWQKKLFRPIIKNFIDEFILDKNHLLPQKIYK from the coding sequence GTGATCAGACGAACTAAACATGCTTCTACAGCAACTTGTACATTACCCATTTATATGGGCTTTCTCATGACAGAACCAAACTCTATTAGCTGCACACAACTTGCCGAGACTTATAATATCTCGCATGACAGTGTAAATCGCTTTTTGGAGCGTGAAGACTACACAGCTCACGATCTATATCAAGAAGCAATTCAACACATTGATAATAATAAACTTATAGTCAGTATTGATGATACTGTTTTAGATAAGCCATATAGTCAACATATGGACTTAGTTAGCTATTTTTGGTCAGGTAAACACCACCGATCCGTCAAGGGTATTAATCTCATTACCTTGTATGCGACAGATCAACATGGCAAAAATATTCCAATTAATTTTCGAATTTATGATAAGTCAGAAAGTAAAACCAAGAATGATTACTTTATGGAGATGTTAAGTGAAGTACTCGATTGGGGTGCAAAGATTCAATTCATTACAGGTGATAGTTGGTATTCATCGACTGAAAATCTAAAAACCATAAGAAAACATGGTATTCGATTTATGTTTGGTGTCGACAGTAACCGTAAGGTTTCCCCTGAAAAAGGACAATGGTTTCAACTCCGTTTATTGCCGAATTTTCATCAGGGTCAAGTGGTCTGGCTCAAAGATGTTGGCTTTGTACAATTATTTAAGACTCAGTTAAAAGAACAGCAGAGATTTTATATTGTGCATCAAGATGAAGATGATTTATTGTCCTTTGATGGTTTTTATGAATTACATTCAAGTCATTGGAAAATAGAACAATATCATCGAGTAATTAAACAGGTTTGTCATATTGAAAAGTTTCAAGTAAGACGATCCAAGCTGATTTTGAATCATATTTTCTCAGCCTTGATGGCCTATGTTGAGATACAAAAGAACCAGTTTGAGCGGATCTTTGAAAATGTATATCGTTGGCAGAAGAAATTATTTAGACCAATTATCAAGAACTTTATTGATGAATTTATTCTCGATAAGAATCATCTGCTGCCACAGAAAATCTATAAATAA
- a CDS encoding replication initiation protein encodes MQKIIGSQGLEDYTQSNTRAKLTDLVVTRNDFPTARYSIDLNLEKLMYCAMIIVRKNELKNNTSITHDDFIYVSSENFGELTSPMARKEVLTTTDKREIQRNAETALKRIYTKFDNPTMLVKDGLSDEPAKVPMMTYCHYDKVSKCIKVRFAKEFFEYFYDLVKKVDEKTKSFSSHELKHIILFNSSYSLRLYRILMSYMWRTSEVTIDLEELRWMLECEDKYKELANFKSRVLNVAQDEINELSNINVKFENVKNGKEVVAIKFMFNLKTEYKEQGHLKFIDKMKKGYLAAAIPFSDDGSHFKAPDRIKHFKPPVKVSPKQISTLVNCEEFLLDYGYFLGNLDEDTSKVIMRTLLTEKLDKLNAHKPIDMDYYFWLQAKRGIITSSNNDKKDDQD; translated from the coding sequence ATGCAGAAAATTATTGGTTCACAAGGTTTAGAGGACTATACCCAATCTAATACAAGGGCAAAATTGACCGATTTAGTTGTGACCCGCAATGATTTCCCTACAGCCAGATATAGCATTGATCTCAATCTTGAGAAGCTTATGTACTGTGCAATGATCATCGTTAGAAAGAATGAGCTAAAAAATAATACCTCAATTACTCATGACGATTTTATTTATGTGAGCAGCGAAAACTTTGGAGAATTGACTTCTCCAATGGCCAGAAAGGAAGTACTTACAACAACAGATAAACGTGAAATTCAGAGAAATGCGGAAACCGCTTTAAAACGTATTTATACAAAATTTGATAACCCAACAATGTTGGTTAAAGATGGTTTATCTGATGAACCTGCTAAAGTTCCGATGATGACTTATTGCCATTATGACAAAGTAAGTAAATGTATAAAGGTCAGATTTGCAAAAGAATTTTTTGAGTATTTTTATGACTTAGTTAAAAAAGTAGATGAAAAAACTAAATCATTTAGTAGCCATGAACTGAAGCATATTATCTTATTTAATTCGAGCTATTCCCTTCGCTTGTATCGGATCTTAATGAGCTATATGTGGCGCACATCAGAGGTCACTATTGATCTGGAAGAATTAAGATGGATGCTTGAATGTGAGGATAAATATAAAGAGCTGGCCAATTTTAAAAGCCGTGTTTTAAATGTGGCTCAAGATGAAATTAACGAACTTAGCAATATTAATGTTAAATTTGAGAACGTAAAAAACGGAAAGGAAGTAGTTGCTATTAAGTTTATGTTTAACTTGAAAACTGAATATAAAGAGCAAGGACACCTTAAATTTATAGATAAAATGAAAAAGGGTTATCTGGCTGCTGCGATTCCATTTAGTGATGATGGATCACACTTTAAAGCACCTGATCGGATTAAGCATTTCAAACCACCAGTAAAGGTATCTCCGAAACAAATTAGCACCTTAGTAAATTGCGAAGAATTTTTACTAGATTATGGATATTTCTTAGGTAATTTAGACGAGGATACTTCTAAAGTAATCATGCGAACTCTATTAACTGAAAAGTTAGATAAGCTTAATGCACATAAGCCAATAGATATGGACTATTACTTCTGGTTACAGGCAAAACGAGGGATTATTACTAGTAGCAATAATGATAAGAAGGACGATCAGGATTAA
- a CDS encoding ParA family protein, with product MKKVVASNQKGGVGKSAIICQYAHYLNSLGLRILVIDLDHQKNTTKALITGGAVTVANVSAFDILTKEDQTISNPEAFTLVQATPELTAIEKNGTLHNNFATNYQKFLKSVDSLFDVCLIDTNPNPDIRQVASLIVSDYVLSPIQLNQEAIDGIGGLLKQIQAINQKLNPNLKLIGILPNIVEPTPFQKDNLKAIVQHFSKYLIKNSDGSYAFVKKTTAIAEAQAQGIPTNKLGKTSGFTAWAELKTVFESINKFMEI from the coding sequence ATGAAAAAAGTTGTTGCTTCAAATCAAAAGGGCGGTGTGGGTAAATCTGCAATCATTTGCCAGTATGCCCACTATTTAAATTCTTTGGGCTTGCGCATATTAGTCATTGATCTAGACCACCAGAAAAACACTACAAAAGCATTGATTACTGGCGGGGCTGTGACTGTAGCTAATGTATCTGCTTTCGATATACTGACCAAAGAAGATCAAACTATTTCAAATCCTGAAGCCTTTACTTTGGTACAAGCAACACCAGAATTAACAGCTATAGAAAAAAATGGCACTTTGCATAACAACTTTGCCACCAATTACCAGAAGTTTTTAAAATCAGTTGATTCTTTATTTGATGTTTGCCTGATTGATACCAATCCAAATCCCGACATTCGCCAAGTAGCTTCATTAATTGTTAGTGACTATGTTTTAAGTCCAATTCAGTTGAATCAGGAAGCTATTGACGGCATCGGTGGATTACTCAAGCAGATCCAAGCGATTAATCAAAAGCTTAACCCAAATTTAAAATTAATCGGCATCCTTCCGAATATTGTTGAACCCACTCCATTCCAGAAAGACAACCTAAAAGCTATTGTTCAGCATTTTTCAAAGTACCTGATCAAAAACTCTGACGGTAGCTATGCTTTCGTTAAAAAAACGACTGCAATCGCTGAAGCCCAAGCACAAGGAATACCTACAAATAAATTGGGTAAAACTAGCGGTTTTACCGCATGGGCTGAATTAAAAACAGTTTTTGAAAGCATTAACAAGTTTATGGAGATTTAA
- a CDS encoding DUF6573 family protein, producing the protein MEQYISVYTRQQAIEDGFLVAINSISPKLDGLAKEHYKHPICFTSALWAVVDKAVKNEKWLNDLEGVIHDILWMSRAYKTHLSPSAVRFNVIITGAGRKRNHILELHVHGGDQAEPVITIGYPEDF; encoded by the coding sequence ATGGAACAATACATTTCAGTTTACACACGTCAGCAAGCCATTGAAGATGGTTTTTTAGTCGCAATCAATTCTATTAGTCCTAAATTAGATGGACTGGCAAAAGAACATTATAAGCATCCTATATGCTTCACTTCTGCGCTTTGGGCGGTAGTTGATAAGGCTGTAAAAAATGAAAAATGGCTTAATGACTTAGAGGGCGTTATTCATGACATTTTATGGATGAGCCGAGCATATAAGACACACCTAAGCCCAAGTGCGGTACGTTTTAATGTGATTATCACAGGCGCAGGTCGCAAGAGAAATCATATTTTAGAATTGCACGTACATGGTGGAGATCAAGCAGAGCCAGTTATAACAATAGGTTATCCTGAAGATTTTTAA